In the genome of Metabacillus litoralis, the window CATATTGTGAGGGGCATTTTGCTTTGGTATAGTATATTTTTATATAGGAAAGGTAAGAACAGGTTCGTTCCATTGCGCTCCAGACACAAGATTCCCCGGGGAGGAAGCTGAGCCTCCTCGGCTTTGCCTGCGGGGTCTCAGCCTTTCCTCACTTCCCGCAGGAGTCAAGTGTCTTCCGCTCCATTTCACTATTTTTTTTAAAAAGAATTCACAAGTTGTAATTTAGCAAATATTTCACAGCGAAACACCTTTTACAAATCATTTATTACTTACAAATGATCTGTTTTTTTAGAGTATTGGCGTTCGCCTTTTTGACGGTTTTTTTCACGCATCATATTTTTTTCATGACGTT includes:
- a CDS encoding DUF3941 domain-containing protein — encoded protein: MPHTSDNDKKAKDNNAKRHEKNMMREKNRQKGERQYSKKTDHL